One stretch of Oncorhynchus clarkii lewisi isolate Uvic-CL-2024 chromosome 1, UVic_Ocla_1.0, whole genome shotgun sequence DNA includes these proteins:
- the LOC139415982 gene encoding synaptotagmin 1-like isoform X1, producing MIWHPALQGFRWQRDMRVLPTVDLSIGDLRMPFNEEVKYCILGISVTLFLIAMGILVWQLYHYCSQAPKEPVDDLLSSDGKPAKTEDLYMETQRPNFKVEKLHEEAQRLSRCLSMGSHVELPGLGNQLKGSLRFSLYYDQLQSRLVVTVLEARGLPVRDFSRSVDPFVRVRLLWAKHDNEEEKEEQSSPSLQCVLHEWQSRMVKDSSSPTFGDQFSCSMEEEDVPHTTVRFEVRDFDKFSRHGFLGEVRVSLCDVKISYPLEVLEDLQTPQKDMVGEVLLSLKYLHTLQRLEVGLLKIRALPQQSQKDKVRLYARISVLCNQFKLRHQKSTAKTLCEVTVFNEVMMFTLPDPQIRACCIVVSVYEIHAARKSSKRLVGQVTFGKGKRSEEEHWCLMMRSICQPIAKWHPLLI from the exons ATGATATGGCATCCTGCTCTGCAGGGTTTTAGATGGCAGAGAGACATGCGTGTCCTTCCCACTGTAGACCTGTCTATTGGGGACCTACGGATGCCCTTCAATGAAGAGGTCAAGTACTGTATCCTGGGAATCTCTGTAACCCTCTTCCTGATTGCTATGGGCATTCTGGTGTGGCAGTTATACCACTACTGCTCACAGGCTCCAAAGGAACCTG TGGATGACCTACTTTCATCTGATGGAAAGCCAGCAAAGACAGAAGACCTCTACATGGAAACCCAGAGGCCTAATTTTAAG GTGGAGAAGCTCCATGAAGAGGCACAGAGGTTGAGCCGTTGCCTGTCCATGGGCAGCCATGTGGAGCTGCCCGGCCTGGGGAACCAGCTGAAGGGCTCCCTGCGCTTCTCCCTCTACTATGACCAGCTGCAGTCCAGACTGGTGGTCACCGTCCTGGAGGCCCGGGGCCTGCCGGTCAGGGACTTCAGCCGCAGTGTGGACCCCTTTGTGAGGGTTCGGCTGCTATGGGCCAAGCATGAtaatgaggaggagaaggaggagcagtcctctccttcactgcagtgTGTGCTCCATGAGTGGCAGTCCCGTATGGTGAAGGACAGCAGCAGCCCTACGTTTGGGGACCAGTTCTCCTGCTctatggaggaggaggatgtcccTCACACCACCGTCAGGTTTGAG GTCAGAGACTTTGATAAGTTCTCCAGGCATGGGTTCTTGGGAGAGGTCAGAGTTTCTCTGTGTGATGTGAAAATCTCATACCCTCTTGAAGTACTGGAGGATCTACAGACACCACAAAAG GACATGGTTGGAGAGGTGCTTCTCTCTCTAAAGTACCTCCACACCCTCCAGAGACTGGAGGTGGGTCTGCTGAAGATCAGGGCACTGCCTCAGCAAAGTCAAAAAGACAAAG TTCGGTTGTATGCCCGGATCAGTGTCCTCTGCAACCAGTTCAAGCTGCGGCACCAGAAGTCCACTGCTAAGACCCTGTGTGAAGTGACCGTCTTCAACGAAGTCATGATGTTCACCCTGCCAGACCCACAGATCAGGGCGTGCTGCATTGTGGTCTCTGTGTACGAGATCCATGCAGCCAGGAAGTCATCCAAACGCCTGGTTGGCCAGGTCACCTTTGGAAAGGGAAAGAGGTCAGAGGAGGAACACTGGTGTTTGATGATGCGATCAATTTGTCAGCCAATAGCAAAGTGGCATCCATTGTTGATCTGA
- the LOC139415982 gene encoding synaptotagmin 1-like isoform X2, with the protein MGFRWQRDMRVLPTVDLSIGDLRMPFNEEVKYCILGISVTLFLIAMGILVWQLYHYCSQAPKEPVDDLLSSDGKPAKTEDLYMETQRPNFKVEKLHEEAQRLSRCLSMGSHVELPGLGNQLKGSLRFSLYYDQLQSRLVVTVLEARGLPVRDFSRSVDPFVRVRLLWAKHDNEEEKEEQSSPSLQCVLHEWQSRMVKDSSSPTFGDQFSCSMEEEDVPHTTVRFEVRDFDKFSRHGFLGEVRVSLCDVKISYPLEVLEDLQTPQKDMVGEVLLSLKYLHTLQRLEVGLLKIRALPQQSQKDKVRLYARISVLCNQFKLRHQKSTAKTLCEVTVFNEVMMFTLPDPQIRACCIVVSVYEIHAARKSSKRLVGQVTFGKGKRSEEEHWCLMMRSICQPIAKWHPLLI; encoded by the exons ATG GGTTTTAGATGGCAGAGAGACATGCGTGTCCTTCCCACTGTAGACCTGTCTATTGGGGACCTACGGATGCCCTTCAATGAAGAGGTCAAGTACTGTATCCTGGGAATCTCTGTAACCCTCTTCCTGATTGCTATGGGCATTCTGGTGTGGCAGTTATACCACTACTGCTCACAGGCTCCAAAGGAACCTG TGGATGACCTACTTTCATCTGATGGAAAGCCAGCAAAGACAGAAGACCTCTACATGGAAACCCAGAGGCCTAATTTTAAG GTGGAGAAGCTCCATGAAGAGGCACAGAGGTTGAGCCGTTGCCTGTCCATGGGCAGCCATGTGGAGCTGCCCGGCCTGGGGAACCAGCTGAAGGGCTCCCTGCGCTTCTCCCTCTACTATGACCAGCTGCAGTCCAGACTGGTGGTCACCGTCCTGGAGGCCCGGGGCCTGCCGGTCAGGGACTTCAGCCGCAGTGTGGACCCCTTTGTGAGGGTTCGGCTGCTATGGGCCAAGCATGAtaatgaggaggagaaggaggagcagtcctctccttcactgcagtgTGTGCTCCATGAGTGGCAGTCCCGTATGGTGAAGGACAGCAGCAGCCCTACGTTTGGGGACCAGTTCTCCTGCTctatggaggaggaggatgtcccTCACACCACCGTCAGGTTTGAG GTCAGAGACTTTGATAAGTTCTCCAGGCATGGGTTCTTGGGAGAGGTCAGAGTTTCTCTGTGTGATGTGAAAATCTCATACCCTCTTGAAGTACTGGAGGATCTACAGACACCACAAAAG GACATGGTTGGAGAGGTGCTTCTCTCTCTAAAGTACCTCCACACCCTCCAGAGACTGGAGGTGGGTCTGCTGAAGATCAGGGCACTGCCTCAGCAAAGTCAAAAAGACAAAG TTCGGTTGTATGCCCGGATCAGTGTCCTCTGCAACCAGTTCAAGCTGCGGCACCAGAAGTCCACTGCTAAGACCCTGTGTGAAGTGACCGTCTTCAACGAAGTCATGATGTTCACCCTGCCAGACCCACAGATCAGGGCGTGCTGCATTGTGGTCTCTGTGTACGAGATCCATGCAGCCAGGAAGTCATCCAAACGCCTGGTTGGCCAGGTCACCTTTGGAAAGGGAAAGAGGTCAGAGGAGGAACACTGGTGTTTGATGATGCGATCAATTTGTCAGCCAATAGCAAAGTGGCATCCATTGTTGATCTGA